In one Pseudomonas sp. 31-12 genomic region, the following are encoded:
- a CDS encoding sodium:proton antiporter → MMIALFWLMALAMFAVATRVGRHFGLIPIVSQLLLATFGLPLLMYFWIEPGWQLSGAELISPVWLKNLYSLGFALLLGNILSDVIDLRLDRQSLKIALPSFCIPFTCGLVTSVWLLPPQPWISSLAVGLVFAITAIPVLFLYLRHINYPPAATRRLVQTAILIDLTCWTLFGFAQGSLHLSSLLLPLAGACLPLLLRLLGLRQPLLHSGCFFALLVVAEHFKLNALIFGIGYLLCMAALKVPLGLPLPAIWMIRLQTWIAIPLILTFGIVQINVHAAMASLGWVQLAALLLLPIASKLLGNWLGLGWAGTSFEGASRWRESLLLNIRGLSEIVFLNLLLQQQLISPALYFALMVMGLIATLLPALAGMHQTPLNLAAPARSPRANS, encoded by the coding sequence ATGATGATCGCCCTGTTTTGGCTGATGGCCCTGGCGATGTTTGCCGTCGCCACCCGCGTGGGTCGGCACTTCGGTCTGATCCCGATCGTCAGCCAATTGCTGTTGGCGACTTTCGGCCTGCCGCTGCTGATGTACTTCTGGATCGAGCCGGGCTGGCAACTCAGCGGCGCCGAGCTGATCTCGCCAGTGTGGCTGAAAAACCTCTACAGCCTCGGTTTTGCCTTGTTGCTGGGAAACATCCTCAGCGATGTGATCGACCTGCGGCTGGATCGCCAGAGCCTGAAAATCGCCCTGCCGAGTTTTTGCATTCCGTTTACCTGCGGGCTTGTCACTTCGGTGTGGCTGCTGCCGCCGCAACCGTGGATCAGTTCGCTGGCGGTGGGCCTGGTGTTCGCCATCACCGCCATTCCGGTGTTGTTTTTGTACCTGCGCCACATCAACTACCCGCCCGCTGCGACCCGTCGCCTGGTGCAAACCGCGATCCTCATCGACCTGACGTGCTGGACGCTGTTCGGCTTTGCCCAAGGCAGCCTGCACCTGAGCAGTCTGCTGTTGCCGCTGGCCGGCGCTTGCCTGCCGTTGCTCCTGCGTTTGCTGGGTTTGCGCCAACCGTTGCTGCACAGCGGCTGCTTCTTCGCGCTGCTGGTGGTCGCCGAACACTTCAAGCTCAATGCCCTGATTTTCGGCATCGGTTATCTGCTGTGCATGGCCGCACTGAAAGTGCCGCTGGGGTTGCCGTTGCCGGCGATCTGGATGATCCGTTTGCAAACCTGGATCGCCATCCCGCTGATCCTCACGTTCGGCATCGTGCAGATCAATGTCCATGCCGCCATGGCCAGCCTCGGCTGGGTGCAGCTGGCGGCGCTGCTGCTGTTGCCGATTGCCAGCAAACTCCTGGGCAACTGGCTCGGCCTCGGCTGGGCCGGTACTTCGTTTGAAGGCGCCAGTCGCTGGCGCGAAAGCCTGCTGCTCAATATTCGCGGGTTGAGCGAGATCGTCTTTCTCAACCTGCTGCTGCAACAACAGCTCATCAGCCCCGCGCTGTACTTCGCGCTGATGGTGATGGGCCTGATCGCTACGCTGCTGCCGGCACTCGCCGGCATGCACCAAACCCCTTTGAATCTCGCCGCCCCGGCAAGGAGCCCCCGTGCCAACAGTTGA